The genomic region CCGCTATTGTCACCAATAATACCTGCAGATGTCTGTGCAGAGGCAATCCCGTGTACAGCAAATCCGCTGCCTGTTGAGCTGAAAACACCTGCACCATTTCCGGAAGAAGAAACATTAATAACTGTTCCGTTTCCGACTGTATTGGCATTGAGGACATTATTACTGTTGGCATTATTGAAAATAGACATGCTTGCTGCAATTCCATTATTACTGGTAGCCGTAAGACCTGTTCCTGTATTGCTGTTTGCATAAACCCCGGTTCCGTTTGCAGATGAATTTCCATAAACTCCGAGGCCGTTAGGAGTAACCCCATAAACACCCCATCCGCTCCCGTTCTGGCTTCCCCAGGCGCCAATACCTAGGCCACCGGTTCCATTATTGATACCGCGAACGGCACTGGAAAATCCGCCCGGAGCTGTATTATTTACAATTCCGCGAACTGAGGCAATGCTGGAAGTAGTTGTATTGTTAACTCCTTCTACAGAAGTTCCGTCCCCGTCATTAATCAGAGAAAATAATGTAGAAGCATTGTTTACTGTGTTGGTATAAGGAACAACGAAGCTTCCGCCGGTTCCGCCTGCAGATTTGGCATACATGGCATAAGGAACACTTAGCAATTGGCTTGTTCCTGTTATAGTATAATTAGTCCCTCCGGCAGGGTCGGTTTCAGTTTTTAGATAGTAACTTCCTGTTGGCCAATTTATGGTGGAGAAAGTTCCTGAAAGGACGGTTCCTGTTCCTATTTCCATGCTGATCAGTCCATTAGGGTTTGTATTTCCGGTTAGCCTTTCAGAATAAACCAGTGTTCCGGCTGGTGAACCCTGGAGTATACTTACTCTAATAGCTATACTTTGGTTGGCCAGTAGTTGGCCGGATCCGTTTCTTATGATAGCCTGGTAGCTCATTTTTTCCGGGGCCTGTGCGTGCCCCATAAAGAGGCCCAGCATAATTCCCAGTGATAGTAATATTTTTTTCATGGCGTTATTTTTTTATGACTTTAAATGTTTTTAGATTTTCCCCATTCTGGTTAACGCGGATGATATAGACCGCTGACGGAAGAGAAGAAAGATTAAGTTCGGACTTTGGCTGTGAGATCATGTCTTTTTTGATCAGTTTGCCCTGAGCGTCGAACAATTGATATTCCGATCCTTTATACGGAACATCAGAGAAATCTATATACAGATAATCTCTGGTAGGATTCGGATAAAGTAAAATGCCTTCCTGCTTTGATGTGGTTTCGCTGGCAGAGAGTGTTGTAATTTCATAGCCTTGCTGTAGGCCTTCCAGTATTTCGGAATTTACTCCTTTGTACAGATAGGCTACCTGGCCTACACTGTAAGAAACCGAGCCGTTGCCTGCTGATGCATTCGTTCCCGTGGTCAGAATTGCCGACTGAGCATTCAGAAGGCTGACGGAAAAGGTAAACAGAATGAGAAAGAAGCAGTGAATAGATGTTCTTTTCATGTAAAATAATTTTGTGGTTATTAATTGGTTATACAAACTTTCGGGCGAAAATTTGTGAACACTAAATTACCACATATCGAAACCGGATTGAAGGAAAATAGACTAACGTCAAAAAAAATCGACCAACGACATTTTATTGCAAAAATGTTGGTATTCAATGATTAAGGGTCAAGAAAAGAAAGATTTCCTTTGTAGGTTCTGCCTATGGGAAGCTTGATCTTATGGATCAGTTCTATTTCATGCCGGTTTTTTCCGCGGATGAAGTGGCGGGGAACGGCATAGCTTCGGTGTATCCTTATAAAAGAGCCGAAAAAGCTTTTATGAAGAAGATTTCCCAGGGAATCCAGGATACAGTGTTTTTTTTCATGTGTAACAAGCCGTGTATAATCTTTTAAAGCTTCAAGATAAAGAATATCAGTGAGCCTGACCTGGGAGATATTGCCGTTTTCTTTTATTTTAAGACAGTTTTCGCCAAGAAGTGCGTCTAAACATTCACATTTCTCCTTCATTTCAAAAAAACTGAAGACTTTTTCCATAGAATACTGGAGGCGTTCAGGTTTAAGGGGTTTTGCGATAAAGTCCAGTACATCAAGTTCAAAAGCATCTGCAGCCAGTTCAGTATGAGAACTTATGAAAATACAGACCGGTATTTTTTGAGCTAGTTTCCTGAATTCCAATCCGTTTATTCCGCTTAGATCAGTCTCGCAAATAAGCAGGTCTATCGGAAATTCCAGGTAAGGGATAGCCTTTTCCGCCGAGTTAAAAGACGCAATAATTTCTATATTGTCATATTGTCTGATATGATGCTGAAGAACCAGCCTGTCCAGTTCATCCCCATCAATAATCATACATTTAATATGGGAATTCATGATCTTGGTGTTAGTTTTTTGCAGAATTTACAATTTTAATTGTTTATTATTTGAAAATCTGCTTTATAAAGATATTGATTTTTTACAAATGAACAGTATTGTAAACTTAAATTAACATTAAAATACCTCCGGATTAAAAAATGATTTTGTTTTTTTTCCTGAAAATTGGTATCTTGTGAAAATCACAAACATAGACAGAAATTAATGCTAGAAAAGAAACAACATAATTACGAAAAAGCAGTTTTAGTAGGGGTTATTACCCAGAATCAGGATGAAGATAAGCTTACGGAATATATGGATGAACTGGAGTTTTTAGCTTTTACAGCAGGCGCAACAGTTCAAAAACGATTTACTCAGAAATTAACCCAGCCGGATTCCAAAACCTTTATCGGAAGCGGAAAAGCGCAGGAAATAAAAGAATATGTAAAGGAACACGAGATCGGAACCATTATTTTTGATGATGAACTATCTCCTTCCCAGCTTAAAAACCTCGAAAGAGAAATAGAGGTAAAAATCCTGGACAGAACCAATCTTATCCTTGATATTTTTGCCCAGAGAGCCCAGACCTCTTATGCAAGAACACAGGTTGAACTGGCTCAGTATCAATATCTTTTGCCCCGTCTTACGAGGATGTGGACCCACCTTGAACGTCAGAAAGGGGGAATCGGGATGAGAGGGCCCGGAGAAACAGAGATTGAAACTGACCGTCGTATCATCCGGGACAGAATTTCCCTGTTAAAAGAAAAGCTGAAAACCATCGATAAACAGATGGCTACCCAACGTAACAACCGTGGAAAAGTAGTACGTGCTGCTTTGGTAGGCTACACCAACGTAGGAAAATCTACGCTGATGAATGCACTTTCCAAGTCTGAAGTTTTTGCAGAGAATAAATTGTTTGCAACCTTAGATACTACCGTGAGAAAAGTAGTTATTGGAAATTTACCGTTTTTACTTACGGATACTGTAGGATTTATCAGAAAACTTCCAACGCAGCTTGTAGAATCTTTTAAATCTACGCTGGATGAGGTTCGTGAAGCAGATCTACTGATTCATGTGGCGGATATTTCCCATGAAAGCTTTGAAGACCAGGTAGAATCTGTTAACCAGACATTAATGGAGATCAATGCCCATCAGAAACCAATGATCATGGTTTTTAACAAGATTGATGATTTCAGCTACGACAGAAAAGATGAAGATGATCTTACTCCGGCTACAAAAAAGAATATTTCCCTGGAAGAATGGAAAAAAACCTGGATGGCCAAATCCAAGTACCCGACTGTTTTCATTTCTGCCTTAACAAAAGAAAATTTCCCGGAAATGAAGAAAATGATCTATGATGAGGTAATGAAGATCCATATCTCCAGATTCCCGTACAATGATTTCCTTTTCGAGTATTTCGACAACGATGAGGAAGAAGAAAACAACGATTAATGAAATATCACTTTTTCCTGTTATTGGTTTTATTTTCGGTTTTTGGGTTCAGCCAGAAATCTAAGATTGATTTAAAAAACATTGAGAAAAGCCTTAAAAATTCAGATTCTCCTTACAATTACGAGAAACTGATCTTTAAATACAAAGGATATCCAAAATCCCTGGACAGTATTGAAGCTCAATACCTTTACTATGGAAGAAATTTCAGGGATGATAAGGTTTCAACGCTTGATGACGGTTTCAAAGGGCTGGCAGATGCTTTTAAACAAGGTAATTTTGAAGCATGCATCAAACTGGGCAAAGTTCTTTATGATAAAGACCCTACCAACCTGGATATTCTTCTCATCCTTCTCAGGGCCTATGATTCCCAGAAAGACGGAACCAATTTCATGCATCATCTGAACCAGTTCCGTTTACTTACTGAAAGAATAAAAAATTCCGGGGACGGAACCTCCGAGAAAACAGCCTATCTGGTGAATTCCGTCGGGGACGAGTATATTCTCCTGAACATCCTGAATATCGGGAAAGATTACACAAGAGGATCAAAACCCACCAAAGACGGCATGTTTGATATCTGGGAAAAAGAAGGGCGTAAGCTGTACATTAAAATACTTTATTTAAACCTATAAGATTAATTAAAAAAAACACTTAGTGGAGTTATATTATTCATTTTCAGCCTTAATAGTATTAGCATCGATTTTTGCCTATCTTAACTA from Chryseobacterium shigense harbors:
- a CDS encoding T9SS type A sorting domain-containing protein, whose product is MKRTSIHCFFLILFTFSVSLLNAQSAILTTGTNASAGNGSVSYSVGQVAYLYKGVNSEILEGLQQGYEITTLSASETTSKQEGILLYPNPTRDYLYIDFSDVPYKGSEYQLFDAQGKLIKKDMISQPKSELNLSSLPSAVYIIRVNQNGENLKTFKVIKK
- a CDS encoding LytR/AlgR family response regulator transcription factor produces the protein MNSHIKCMIIDGDELDRLVLQHHIRQYDNIEIIASFNSAEKAIPYLEFPIDLLICETDLSGINGLEFRKLAQKIPVCIFISSHTELAADAFELDVLDFIAKPLKPERLQYSMEKVFSFFEMKEKCECLDALLGENCLKIKENGNISQVRLTDILYLEALKDYTRLVTHEKKHCILDSLGNLLHKSFFGSFIRIHRSYAVPRHFIRGKNRHEIELIHKIKLPIGRTYKGNLSFLDP
- the hflX gene encoding GTPase HflX, whose translation is MLEKKQHNYEKAVLVGVITQNQDEDKLTEYMDELEFLAFTAGATVQKRFTQKLTQPDSKTFIGSGKAQEIKEYVKEHEIGTIIFDDELSPSQLKNLEREIEVKILDRTNLILDIFAQRAQTSYARTQVELAQYQYLLPRLTRMWTHLERQKGGIGMRGPGETEIETDRRIIRDRISLLKEKLKTIDKQMATQRNNRGKVVRAALVGYTNVGKSTLMNALSKSEVFAENKLFATLDTTVRKVVIGNLPFLLTDTVGFIRKLPTQLVESFKSTLDEVREADLLIHVADISHESFEDQVESVNQTLMEINAHQKPMIMVFNKIDDFSYDRKDEDDLTPATKKNISLEEWKKTWMAKSKYPTVFISALTKENFPEMKKMIYDEVMKIHISRFPYNDFLFEYFDNDEEEENND
- a CDS encoding DUF4919 domain-containing protein, producing the protein MKYHFFLLLVLFSVFGFSQKSKIDLKNIEKSLKNSDSPYNYEKLIFKYKGYPKSLDSIEAQYLYYGRNFRDDKVSTLDDGFKGLADAFKQGNFEACIKLGKVLYDKDPTNLDILLILLRAYDSQKDGTNFMHHLNQFRLLTERIKNSGDGTSEKTAYLVNSVGDEYILLNILNIGKDYTRGSKPTKDGMFDIWEKEGRKLYIKILYLNL